From Scleropages formosus chromosome 9, fSclFor1.1, whole genome shotgun sequence, one genomic window encodes:
- the mrpl54 gene encoding large ribosomal subunit protein mL54, with product MAAHFMCAAAGTFRTLSTNVCFEHVVKLFSLRIQTRGYAAKKVAAKGKSKGMVKEVLKGPEVCKDPVRLTSHAVGVNIFKQEEDPPLRPHEEYPAWLFQLNLGPPKKLTELDPESYDCLKRLRKEHIWRSNKLQKSQKF from the exons ATGGCGGCACACTtcatgtgtgctgctgctggcactTTTAGGACACTTTCAACAAATGTCTGTTTCGAACATGTTGTAAAACTGTTTAGTCTTCGAATTCAGACGCGCGGGTATGCTGCTAAAAAAGTCG CTGCGAAAGGAAAATCAAAAGGCATGGTTAAAGAGGTTCTTAAAGGCCCAGAAGTGTGTAAGGATCCAGTGAGGCTGACATCTCATGCTGTTGGAGTCAACATATTTAAGCAGGAAGAGGACCCTCCTCTACGACCCCATGAGGAGTACCCTGCCTG gttgtttcagttgaacctgggtcctccaAAGAAACTGACTGAGCTTGACCCAGAAAGTTATGATTGTTTGAAGCGGTTGAGGAAAGAGCACATATGGCGTTCCAATAAGTTACAAAAAAGCCAGAAGTTTTAG